In Orenia metallireducens, the DNA window AGCAGGTAAGACTTTAGGGATGATCTTTGCTAAATCTTCTACCAGAACAAGAGTATCCTTTGAGGTCGGTATCTATCAATTAGGAGGTCAGGGAATCTTCCTAAGTTCAAATGATATTCAACTTGGAAGAGGAGAGACGATAGAGGATACAGCTAAGGTATTATCCCGTTATGTAGATGGGATTATGATTAGAACCTTTGCTCATAGTGATGTAGAAGAATTAGCTGAACATGCAACTATTCCTATCATCAATGGCTTGACTGATGACTATCACCCTTGCCAAGCATTGACTGATTTATTGACTATAAAAGAGTATAAAGGTCAATTAAAAGGTTTAAAAATGACTTATGTTGGCGATGGTAATAATATGGCACACTCCTTATTATTAGCAGCAGCTAAGGTAGGGATGGATATTTCTATTGCTTGTCCTGAAAATTATAAGCCTGATGAAGAGGTAGTAGTTTTAGCTAAGGAGTTTGCTCAAGATAGTGGAAGTAAGGTAGAGATAACTAGTGATATCTTGGCAGCAGCTCAAGATGCTGATGTGTTATATACTGATGTTTGGGCTAGTATGGGTGATGAGGATGAGATTGAAGAGAGAGAGAAAGCTTTTGCTGGATATCAAGTTAACAGTGAAGTGATGTCAGTAGCAAAAGATGATGCTATCTTCTTACATTGTTTACCGGCACATCGTGGTGAAGAGGTAACAGCAGAA includes these proteins:
- the argF gene encoding ornithine carbamoyltransferase codes for the protein MKDLLTVKDLTVAEIEELFELATKLKKELKAGIEHKILAGKTLGMIFAKSSTRTRVSFEVGIYQLGGQGIFLSSNDIQLGRGETIEDTAKVLSRYVDGIMIRTFAHSDVEELAEHATIPIINGLTDDYHPCQALTDLLTIKEYKGQLKGLKMTYVGDGNNMAHSLLLAAAKVGMDISIACPENYKPDEEVVVLAKEFAQDSGSKVEITSDILAAAQDADVLYTDVWASMGDEDEIEEREKAFAGYQVNSEVMSVAKDDAIFLHCLPAHRGEEVTAEVIDGEQSVVFDQAENRLHMQKAIMAKLME